The Oncorhynchus mykiss isolate Arlee chromosome 5, USDA_OmykA_1.1, whole genome shotgun sequence DNA window ctatatcctcatttgaattccatgctgtcactgtcacttgtccactcgAGCTTAAACTTGTTGTCATCTGTCGCCCACCAGGTGTCCTtagagagttcctcaatgagcttgagaccttgataagctaatttcctgaCGATGGCTTACCGCTTTTCATACTTGGCAACTTCAACCTCCCGACGTCTGCCTGATTAGTTTCTTTCCAACTCTCTTGCCTCTTTTTACCTCACTCTTTCCCAGTCCCTTTCCACTCACAAGGCAGGTGATACGCTTGACgtcatctttactagaggctgttagTCTACGAACCTCACTACAACCCCCCTttaggtctctgatcactactttgtttcttTTTCTGTGTCCCGTTCCTCCAACAGCCATTTAACCTCTACCCAAATGGCTCTCCCCTCCTGCTCTGTGGCTGAGTgatccccctccccttctccagaccatctcttgAGACCTTCTACCGTTCCTCAAATCCCTCATCCTTGACCAcatcccctctgacttcaaaattgCCCGTGTCGCTCCCCTCATCAAGAAACCAACAGTCGACTCCTCTGATGTCAAAAACTACAGACAggtatcccttctttcttttctttccaaaacatttGAGCGTGCTGTCTCTGACCAAGCTCTCTCAAAAGCTCTCTCAGATCTTATTGACCCTAACCTGTCAGGCTTCAAGACCTGTCACTCGACCAAGACTGCTTTTCTCTGTGTTACGGAGGCTTtccgcactgccaaagctgactctctctcctctgttctcatcctcctagatctatctgctgccttctacaccgtgaaccatcagatcctcctctccactctctcagggctgggcgtctctggctctgcacactcttggattgcatcctacctggcaggccgctcctaccaggtgacagGGAGAGGATCTTGTCTGCACTATacactctcactactggtgtcccccagtgCTCGGTtttaggccctctcctcttctctctatacaccaagtcactctgctccatcatatcctcacatggtctctcctatcattgttatgtagatgacactcaactacttctgtccttccccccttctgacacccaggtggtgaCACACATCTCTGCGTGCcaggcagatatctcagcttgaatgtcggcccaccacctcaagctcaacctcgacaagatgGAGCTtctcttcctcccggggaaggcctgcctactccaagacctctccatcatggttgacaactccacaaCTCTGTCGTTTTCtgaaaacatcaaagcagtgactcactcCTGCAGGATCATGCTCGACAACAtaccatgtcaccccgctcctccgcacACCACACTCCACTGTCTTTcagtcgaagctcgcatccactacaagaccatggtacctGCCTACGGCGCAGCAGGAGGAACTGCCCATCCCTACCTTCAGGATGTGCTCAAACTCTGCACTCCAACCCAAGCATTCCATTCTGCCatctctggtctcttggccctcccacccctacgggaaGGCAGCACaacaatggtggaaccagcttccccctgaagctagaacagcagagtccctgcccatcttctgaaaacatctgaaaccctacctcttcaaagagtcttaaataatcccacagcacccaCCCCCCTACAAAAACATACTTTTGTGAACTAACACTCGCacttgactttgttttccaccTTGCTAGCTCTGACCTTGCTGATAGCTACCTTGAGGAAaacatgtacttactatgactgtgatatgtgtttgtcccacctagctatcttaagatgaatctactaactgtaagtcactctggataagagcgcctgCTAAATGTCTAAAATGTAAATGCAGTCCATATCTGGTGAGGGCAGCCCTCACTTTGCCAGAAATTAGCCCATCTTTTCCCACTAAACATACCAATATTGGCATGATGTGGGCTCAATGTGGGTTAAAACATTGGACCCATGAAGGCTGCTGTaacggcattcctcctcctcttctgagggaTCGGAGGACCagtgcgcagcgtggtaagtgtccataacgtttatttaaagacaaactgaacactatgaaaaaacaaaacaataaacgtgaacatgaacgaaaccgaaacagtaccgtgtggcaacaaacacacacacggaaaacaaacacccacaactcaaaagtgaaacccagcctacctaagtatgattctcaatcagagacaactaacgacacctgtctctggttgagaaccatactaggctgaactcaaagcCCCAACATAGAAAAGCACACATAgactgaccaccccaactcacgccctgaccatactaaataaagacaaaacaaaggaaataaaggtcagaatgtgacagtacccctcccccccaaaggtgcggactccggacgcaaaacctgaacctatagggtagggtctgggtgggcgtctgtccgcggtggcggctctggcgtgggatgtggaccccacttcaccacagtttttctccgcctcattgtccgcctccgtggcctcttaaaCACGGCGGCCCTcaccgccgacctcggactggagACCCTAGAAATGGGTCCCAaacggacgggagattccggcagctcGGGACGGactggagactccggcggctcgggacggacgggagactccggcggctcgggacggacgggagactccggcggctcgggacggacgggagactccggcggctcgggacggacgggagactccggcggctcgggacggacgggagactccggcggctcgggatggacgggagactccggcggctcgggacgggcgggagactctagggggcgctggagaggaggaaggctctggcggcgctggacaggcgggaacacctgtaggcagaagatggagagacagcctggtgcagggggctgccaccaaagggctggtgcgtggaggtggcactgggtagactggaccgtgcaggcgcactggagctggcgcacaaccttacctggttgaatgctccccgtagccaggccagtgtggcgaggtggaatagcccgcactgggctgtgctggcgaaccggggacaccatgcgtaaggctggtgccatgtacgccggcccgaggagacgcactggataCCAGATgcatagagccggcttcatggcacctggctcgatgcccactctagccaggccgatacgaggagctggaatgtaccgcaccgggctatgcacacgcactggggaaactgtgcgctccaccgcataacatggtgcctgcccggtccttctctctctccggtaagcacgggtagttggcgcaggtctcctacctggcttcgcctcactccccgtgtgccaccccccaagacgtttttggggctgcctctcacgcttccagccgcgctgccgtgctgcctcctcataccagcgcctctctgccttcgctgcctccagctctgctttggggcggcgatattcccctggaagtgcccagggtcctttgccgtccagaatctcctcctcCAGGAGTCCTGTGTTctttgccgctgctgctgctgctgccctttaccacgctgcttggtcctttgttggtgggtgtttctgtaacatccctcctcctcttctgaggaggagaagcgagaaggatcggaggaccaatgcgcagcagggtaagtgtccataacgtttattttaagatataaactgaacacaatgaaaatacaaaacaataaacgtgaacatgtgtcctggagggtaggcggtgtgcccctggtgatgcgttgggcagaccgcaccaccctctggagaggcctgcggttgcgggtggtgtagttgccataccaggcggtgatatagcccgacaggatgctctcaattgtgcatctgtaaaagtttctgagggtcttaggggccaagccgaaTGTCTTCAGCCTCCTTCTTCACCgcactgtctgtgtggttggaccatttcaaATTGTCAGTgacgtgtacgccgaggaacttgacactttccaccttctccactgtggtcccgtccatgtggataggggcatgctccctctgctgtttcctgtgttgaggatcagcgaagtggaagtatagtttcctaccttcaccacctgggggtggcccgtcaggacaatccaggacccagttgcacagggcgaggttcagacccagggccccgagcatAATGATgaccttggagggtactatggtgttgaaaactgagctatagtcaattaacagcattctgaTGTAGGCATTTCTCTTGTCCAAATGGGATCGGGCAGTGTGCAGTGtcatggcgattgcatcgtctgtagaTCTaatggggtggtaagcaaattgaagtgggtctagggtgtcaggtaaggtagaggtgatatgatccttaactagcctctcaaagcacttcatgatgacagaagtgattgCAAAGGGGCgatagttcagttacctttgctttcttgggtacaggaagtGGGAacagcaagtggggacagcaaactgggatagggagagattgaatatgtccgatAACACTTCAATGTGTCCATAAACaattaaatgtcttactcaaatGTCTTACCCGTGTCGGTAGaattgtgttatcctcaaagcgggcaaagaaggtgtttagtttgaaTGGGaacaagacgtcggtgtccgcgacgtggctggttttcccttagtaatccgtgattgtctgtggACCCTGCCacatgtctcgtgtctgagccgttgaattgcgactccactttgtgtCTGTACTGactttttgcctgtttgattgtcttacggagggaataactacactgtttgtattcgaccatattcccagtcaccttgtcatggataaatgcggtggttcgtgctttcagttttgcgcaaatgctgccatctatccacagtttctggtttgggtaggttataatagtcaccgtgggaacaacatcccctatacacttcctgatgaactcagtacCCATGTCCATGTAaacatcaatgttattctcagaggctaccctgAACATATCGCAGTCTGCGTGATGAAAacaaacaatcttgaagcatggattctgattTGTCAGActagcgttgaatagaccttagcacgggtacttgttggagtttctgcctataggaagtgaggagcaaaatggagtcgtgatttGATTTGCTGAAGGGATGATGGGGGAGTGCCTTGTAGCAGTGGTCTAGTGTTTTTCCTAagtgagtactacagtcaatttgatgatagaacttcggtagcattttcctcaaatttgctttgttaaaatccccagctacaataaatgcagcctcaagaTTTGTGGTttccgggcctcccgggtggcgcagtggttaagggcgctgtactgcagcgccagctgtgccaccagagactctgggtttgcgaccaggctctgtcgtatgaacggggacagtatatccaaagagagccatgattccatgaaacagagtatgcTACAGTCCCTGAGCTCTATTGGGCCTTTGCTCTTCAGCTCCACATTGGCCCCAAGGTAAGTTATAtatgtgtagctagctatacactaccagtttttctttctttttacctatttctacatagtagaataatagtgaagatatcaaaactatgaaataacacatatggaatcatgtagtaatcaaaaaggtgttaatcaaatcaaaatatatttgagatacttcaaacagccaccctttgtcttgatgacagctttgcacactcttggcatcctctcaaccagcttcacctggaatgcttttccaagtcttgaaggagttcccacatatgctgagcacttgttggctgcttttccttcactctgcggtccaactcatcccataccatctcaatttggttgaggtcgggcgattgtggaggccaggtcaggccaggtcatctgatgcagcactcctacACTCTCCTTCTGGgtaaaatagctcttacacagcctggaggtgttttcctgttgaaaaacaaatgatagtcccattaagctctaaaccagatgggatggcctatcgctgcagaatgctgtggaagccatgctggttaagtgtgccttgaattcaaaataaatcacacagtgtaatcagcaaagcactcccacaccataacacctcctcttccatgctttacggtgggaaatacacatgtggaggTCATCCGTTCAACCacaccgtgtctcacaaagacatggcggtaggaaccaaaaatctccaatttggactcatcagaccaaatgacaaatttccgccggtctaatgtccattgctcgtgtttcttggccctagcaaagctttttcttattggtgtcctttagtagcggtttctttgcagcaattcaaccatgaaggcttgattcacgcagtctcctctgaatagttgatgttgagatgtgtgttacttgaactctgtgaagcatgtatttgggctgcaatttctgaggctggtaacgctaatgaacttatcgtctgcagcagaggtaactctgggtcttccattcctgtggcggtcctcatgagagccagtttcatcatagcgcatgatggtttttgcgactgcacttgaagaaactttcaaagttcttgaaatgttccgcattgactgaccttcatgtgttaaagtaatgatggattgccgtatctctttgcttatttgagctgttcctgccataatGTGGTATTTTACTGTAtaaccccctaccttgtcacaacacaactgattggctcaaacgcataaagaaggaaagaaattccacaaatgatcttttacgaaggcacacctgttaattgaaatgcattccaggtggcaAACACAGTAGGGAGAACAagcatttgatacactgccgattttgcaggtcctacttacaaagcatgtagaggactgtaattttttatcataggtacacttcaactgtgagagacggaatctaaaacaaaaatccagaaaatcacattgtatgatttttaagtaattaatttgcatttgattaatttgcattttattgcatgacataagtattgggttcaagtccgggctctggctaggccactcaaggacattcagagacttgtcccgaagccactcctgtgttgtcttggctgtgtgcttggggtcgttgtcctgttgaaaggtgaaccgtcaccccagtctgaggtcctgagcgctctggagcaggttttcaacactctgtactttgctacgttaatcttcccctcaatcctgactagtcttccagtccctgccgctgaacaaGATCCacacagcaggatgctgccactaccatgcttcaccgtagggacggtgccaggtttcctccagacatgacggtTGGCATTCAGGCTCAAGAGTTCAATcctggtttaatcagaccagagaatcttgtttcccattgactgagagtcctttaggtgcctattGAAAAACTCCAAGttggctgtcatgtaccttttactgaggagtgccataaaggcctgattggtggagtgctggagagatggttgtgtttctggaaggttctcccatctctacaggggaactctggagctctgtcagagtggccatcgggttcttggtcacctccctgtccaaggcccttctcccccgattgcccagtttggccgggcggccagctctaggaaactcttggtggttccaaacttcttccatttaagaatgatggaggccactgtgttcttggggaccttcaaggctgcaacaattccttagacctcatggcttgatttctgctctgacatgcactgtcaactgtgggaccttatatttgtgcctgtccaaatcatgtccaatcaattgaatttaccacaggtggactcgaaTCAGGTtgtaaaacatctcaaggatgatcaatggaaacaggatgcacctgagctacatTTTCCAGTGTCATaacaaaggatctgaatacttatgtaaataaggtatttctgtttattatttgAAACACATTTGCCAACATGTTtaagaacctgtttttgctttgtcatttgggggtattgtgtgtagattggtgagggaaaacattaatttaatcaattttataatacggctgtaatgtaacaaaatgtggaaaaagacaagtggtctgaatactttccgaatgcactgtatatccagGTATATCTGCCCTAGCACTTAAtcccattacattacacataaacaTTGAATAAAAGTGTCTTCTGTAGGGGAAGAGATTTGTTAAGAGCCGTGATGCATGGTCTGAATATTGGTTTTGGAAACATTATCTTTAATACCAGAGAGaaatactttttaaaaaacaGAAGGTTGTTGATACACACCTTTTAAAAGGGCTAGGGTTCCCACAAGGCCATATTTCCATGTTTACAGTGCTTGTTTACGGAAAACAGACAGAAGACCATGGACTACCTGTACTAGTTAGCCAtctttggggtggcagggtagcctagtggttagagcattggactagtaacccaaaggttgcaagttcaaatccccgagctgacaaggtacaaaatctctcgttctgcccctgaacaggcagttcaggccgtcattgaaaataagaatttgttcttaactgacttgcctaataaaataaaataaatctttgtcaccgaacacctgtgtgtaaacggAAGACTGATGCCACAAACCCGGTGTCCCTGAAAAATACTGTAGGCTGCAACTGTATACAGAAGGTAAGtgtgtattttgcatttgtgaaatgaTTGATGTGATAGAGGGATTTATGTTGCTAGTACCATTCCGCAATTGAACATCGATAAACCTTTAGATGGTGaatttggctgttttggcttcCAGAGTCAATTCACCctttaaacagaacatgtaagaTCCTTGCCTTAAAATGCTTAAGCAGACTGGAATTGTGACAACAAAAAATAATGGTAAACGGCCTAAGTGGGACATCTTCATTGATCCACAAGCTTTGATTTAGCTTTAGGACCTAGACAGAAAGTAAGATGAGAAGCGAGAGGGTTTGTTTGCTCAGCTTAAAATCTGTCCACGATAATAAGACCAAGAAgtgaggattttttttatgaTAGTCAATGAGtatcgaatttggtcaacaaaaaatgtaattcctaatttgctacgtgaggtttatttgatcgaatagaagttgTGTGCATACCTCaaaagacatgccacaagagtgactacatgactacatggaactctattccacatcaagtaaatcatgacagcagtaaaattagattacaAAAACACCATATGGGACAGCGGGGACTGCGAAGCAacacaaacactggcacagacacatgcatacatgcacacacgataacatacgcactatacatacacatggatttagtactgtataAATGTGGTactggtggagtaggggcctgagggcacacagtgtgttgtgaaatatgtgaatgtattgtaatgttttttaaattgtataaactgccttaattttgctagaccccaggaagagtacctgctgccggggatccataataaatacaaatggttAGGTTGTTAATAAGACGCACGTGGCATTCCGGcaatttacaacaaaaaaatactatATTGGTGTTGTGCCAGTTGTTGACGAGCAAAACTGCCCTCTCATTTGCTATAATGGTCCCGCCTGATCTTGCCTGCCTTCTATCTtcgaggacatgtatttccatcgTTAGAGCGGTCATTCGACTATCTCTAGATATTCTTTCACCAAGTTGACGATTCACCGAGCGCTCCTCCACGGCCCACTTGTGATTGGCtacaggtaggcctacatgttCACTTGAACCCAGTCTGGTGTTTGAAACGGTGGAATGACCGAATCTGGATACAGTTTGAAGTTGCTACTTACTTTTGATTTGTAGCAATAGTAGAGTAGCATTGCAGCAAAAttgaatatagcctacatgtgAACGGCAAGGAAGAGGAGCTTTCACCGCTGAGATGGTGATTTCTGACTAGTAGACGTAGCCTAGCGTGTCAATCCTTCCTGAATTCATTGCAAATGTTACAAACCAATTGCACAGGGTAAGCTTGTTTCATGACTAACGTTAGATAAATACAATTATTACTTTTGCAGGATTGTAATCCAATTCGCAGTGGTATTTTATAACATTGAGTTAGTTCATAGCCAAGGAACTCAAACCTCAGCCTCTGAGGTCGAGAATAAATAGTCTCTGAATATGGCCCATAGACAATGCAGTCATGCAACATTCAATTAACCTTTACTTGCCGGTACTTTCTTCGTTCTTGATTCAGAAAGCTGCGGTGTATTATAAACATCTGTTTCCAGTTGCAGGTGGAACgccaaaaaaaagaaaatatcCAGGAAAATCTTAAATCCACTTTTTGTATTAAGTGAGATGCGTCTTGCATGTGTGTAGATCTTTGTTTGGGTTGCGTGGCCTCGGCATTGTCACTTAAAAAAAACTGGATAGTTTATGGAAAGAATTTGGAAACGTAAAATGTCTCCTCACTCTCTGCAAAAAGTGCTTTTAATATCTTTCTGATGAATATTACCTCATTATTGGGGTTCTACTTGCAACTAGAACAGGAGATTATAAAACAATGCGGGCTTCTGAATCGAGATTTAATAAAGTATCGCCAGTAGTGTGAATGAATGGCAAGACATTTGCTGATTAGGCAAATCCTTAAGCAGCACCATCATATCAATGGCTATTCGCAAGCTTTAACATGTAATGTTGGGTATAGTTTATTGGCTAGTTAGTGTACCGTGTTTTTTGTTTCACAATGAACTTTCAGAAAAACTGAaaccagaaagagagacaatTATGGGTCCTGTGTTGCTCagttgcaacaccagggttgtgggttcgattcccacggggatCCAGTATGCAAATGTAGGGAATCACAACTGTAAGTTGCACTGGATAAAATAGTCTGCTAAATTGCCCTTGTTTGGCATATTAGAAATTAAAGGACAGCATGTGTGTAACACTGAGTAAGTAATGATCTGTAGCGTTTCAGTTCTGAAGTTCATGTTAGTAAAGTGAGACAAGTTTAGTGCAGTAAGAATGGGCTTTAAAGTGATATTTtgtcaatgaggccctttattTACTTCccaagagtcagatgaacttgtggatactaTCATACCTAAATACTTTCTAAACTCTATTTCTGTCAGATCAGTTGCGTGCCTATGCCTCACCTCAAGACAAGGCTATCCAATAAAATAGGTCAAGTACAAGAAATGTGGATATTATGGAGACCTCAAACTCATTTAGCATTTCAGAAgaacccccaccccaccccacagcATTTCAGGATAAGGCTATACATGATCACCTTCCCTTTTCCAAATGATTGCATGATGGATTGTACAAATGCTAAGGCATACCCATGATTATACACATTGGGCAAGTAGGTTAGAGAAGACCTTTTGACAACTTAAACAGTGATATTATATGGCAGACAATCAAATGCATGTGATGGTTGGCTGAACATGAGTAACTTGGGGGTTGATCTATCAGCTGATGAAATTTATGCAATGTTTGCTCTGGCCATGCACTTAGCCTACGGTTGCTTAATGTTTCACATGCAAATTCAGCAATAAAGATACTGTATACATTTCACAAGAGAATGTGTATTCTGTCAAACATTGTTTGAAGCAACTGGACGAATGACAATGTTCTGGTatctttgtttttttcccctcagtcTATTCAGCCTCTTTCCTCACAAGTCCACCATGCCGATTGAATTGGCCATGCCGCTCTACCTGTCAAACGATGACTTCTGCTACACGAGGTCCCCGAAATCACTACAACCCTGTCTGAAGCCCTGCATGCGGTTCAAACCCTCTGCCCCTCCtatgcagactgaaccagatttgctTCATGAGAAGAATGGGAAACCTAAAAGGCGAGTGTCCTTCGCCGACCACAAGGGCCTGGCCCTCACCAAGGTGAAgttcttttctcattttgacaCTATTAACATCCCACTCAACATCACAGAGCTGTTCAGCTCTTCACTCAAGTTACCAAATGAGGAGGACAAACTGATAATGGGCTTCACCCAGCCCTCCTCTGATTACCTGCTGTTCCGTCAGCGTCTGGAGACTGAGCTTGTCTGCCTAGAGCACTGCATGCTGAAAGAGAAGGCACTGTCTGGAACCGTGAAAGTCAAAAACCTGTCCTTTGAGAAGTCTGTCAAGGTGCGTGTAACCTTTGACACTTGGAAAAGCTACACAGACTTGGAGTGCCAGTACTTGAAGGACACCTACACAGGCTCGAACTATGACACCTTCGCCTTCGAGGTTTCCCTTCCAGCTGAGCTGAGGCCGCACAAGCACATAGAGTTTGCCATCTGCTACGAAGTCAATGGCCAGACATACTGGGACGGTAACCAGGGCCGAAACTACAGGATCATCTGGTCTGCTCTGAAGATGGACGGCCAGGGCAGCTTCAGCAATAACCAGCAGAGACACTCGTTTGATCTTGGAATTCAATTCGACTTCTATGGAAGTCCTAGATGCTCCCATGGGATGTTCCCAGAGTGGCCAAGTTATGCAGGATATGAGGATATTAGACCGTACTACTGAAAAGCCGTCATCCTTAGAGTAAAGTGTTTTTTGTTCAGAGAAAGGGCTGTTCCCGAAAATGAGTGATTCTTTTGAGGCCAGGCCAGTCTCGACATGCTCGGGGGAACAAAAGCAATAAGAAAAATAAATACGTTTTGGGATGGGGGTTGTATACTCTGTGGATTATCAGAACTAGAATATTCAGATGTGACATTTACTGATTGCATAGCAGGTTTAATTAACAGGCATATCTCAGTGTAGATGTTGACTGAACCAAGAGAATAACATAATTAATATCTAGCTTTTGTACTTgatctacagtgggttctggaattattggatcccttgataaagatgagtaaAAAAACGAAAAATTCAAACTGGTCTCTATTCTATGCtcaaaaaatgtataaattatattttgtactaatacaattgctcagacaaagattttgtttaacaagtatttaaaaaaaaacgcaAAGATGAGGTCAAAATTTAGGGATCCCATGTTTTCAATATGCCATCACACTTCCTTTGCGAGGATAACGACAATTGagcctttttcaaaaatgttttagccccataacatcaaagatgcaCCACTATATTTTACAGTAGGGATTAGGTATTTTCTGCATATGCGTTGTTCTTTTGAAGGCTAAACCCACCATTGGTGTGCGTggtcaaagagctctattttcatgtcgtATGACCATAGCACCGCCGGAAGTTTGCTAGACTGCAATGGCACTTGGATAGGAACCAGTGCTATTGTCATAAGACATGAAAATAGTAGTCTTTGGCCTGCACACCAATGGTGGGTTTAGCCTTCGAAAGAACAATGCGCATGCAGAAAATACCTCAGCCCTACTGTGAATTGTGTCGTTATCCTTAAAAAGGGATGGACAAACACAGGGATGCTGGACTATTGAAAACAGAGGATCCAATCATTTTGTCCCTTATCTTTTTGAGATTGTTTAAcaagtattatattatatatatatatatataaaatctctgagcaattgtattagtgtaAAATATACATTTCATGCAATGTAGCTcagtatttattttatacagtgtaTTTTGCCCCTCTTTGTCAAGGGATCCAGTAATTCTGGACTCCACTGTAT harbors:
- the LOC110523785 gene encoding protein phosphatase 1 regulatory subunit 3B isoform X1; this encodes MLQTNCTGLFSLFPHKSTMPIELAMPLYLSNDDFCYTRSPKSLQPCLKPCMRFKPSAPPMQTEPDLLHEKNGKPKRRVSFADHKGLALTKVKFFSHFDTINIPLNITELFSSSLKLPNEEDKLIMGFTQPSSDYLLFRQRLETELVCLEHCMLKEKALSGTVKVKNLSFEKSVKVRVTFDTWKSYTDLECQYLKDTYTGSNYDTFAFEVSLPAELRPHKHIEFAICYEVNGQTYWDGNQGRNYRIIWSALKMDGQGSFSNNQQRHSFDLGIQFDFYGSPRCSHGMFPEWPSYAGYEDIRPYY
- the LOC110523785 gene encoding protein phosphatase 1 regulatory subunit 3B isoform X2, whose amino-acid sequence is MPIELAMPLYLSNDDFCYTRSPKSLQPCLKPCMRFKPSAPPMQTEPDLLHEKNGKPKRRVSFADHKGLALTKVKFFSHFDTINIPLNITELFSSSLKLPNEEDKLIMGFTQPSSDYLLFRQRLETELVCLEHCMLKEKALSGTVKVKNLSFEKSVKVRVTFDTWKSYTDLECQYLKDTYTGSNYDTFAFEVSLPAELRPHKHIEFAICYEVNGQTYWDGNQGRNYRIIWSALKMDGQGSFSNNQQRHSFDLGIQFDFYGSPRCSHGMFPEWPSYAGYEDIRPYY